Proteins from a genomic interval of Musa acuminata AAA Group cultivar baxijiao chromosome BXJ1-9, Cavendish_Baxijiao_AAA, whole genome shotgun sequence:
- the LOC103999031 gene encoding protein tesmin/TSO1-like CXC 2, which yields METPQRGKTGGASLSKFEDSPVFNFINNLSPIRPVKSTDSAHIAHTYQSLNFASLSSIFSSPHANPPRVTRNLTGPPSTDLSRREEFLENVGESSLCSVVSDVVRPSRFTATTQDNCNITCSFNEAAIDPPEHCPILPSTLPQSSQYDSGSPDHNTKMKFALDLGHAPAELVPFVQNDIDRRKILFTMETGVQENHPLELNKDEVEGVQENLIFDDAEDMLIFDSFMEPVVHERGGEEVIGNDVTSFVSLLSNYTENVDKLQKTQPDIPHRPCVQDITEDLQLKCSEDSRKKKPETEHGKKMLSVTHQNQVDDSKQHGIHRRCLVFEVAGISQRNIYGDSSHNQSTTLPSKSRNIFDANLKPAISPSLCAFPGIGLHLNALATTSMDRMVKNEKLAPGKQLITMPCPIDPFASATTGRNSPQKSLAIEADLLTSGEIEDLQVTYDAAAKDISLGNYEELSQGSPKKKRCKSENGGESEGCKRCNCKKSKCLKLYCECFAAGVYCSEPCSCQGCFNKPIHEETVLATRKQIESRNPLAFAPKVIRTSEAGVEMRDDANKTPASTRHKRGCNCKKSNCLKKYCECYQFGVGCSISCRCEGCKNAFGRKEGVGEIEHVDEETDAYDKEKEGLDDGPQIAKVQIDERNSFGNILPITPHQSCRRSIKLPSSSSAKPPRVSKLSIGRSPGLYGSHILWKSEILLSQDKSENKINANFEDDTPTILKSNASPTTGIKIASPNRKRVSPPHIGVGLSPPNRRSCRKLILKSIPPFPSLDNDDASTEHPLSYSCNSSFSSSTVN from the exons ATGGAGACGCCCCAGCGAGGCAAGACCGGCGGCGCGTCGCTCTCCAAGTTTGAG GATTCACCCGTCTTCAACTTCATCAATAATTTATCTCCTATCCGACCTGTTAAATCAACCGATTCAGCACATATTGCACATACATATCAGTCATTGaattttgcttctctttcatCTATATTTAGTTCACCACATGCCAATCCTCCAAGAGTTACCAGGAACTTGACAGG GCCTCCTTCCACAGATTTATCCAGACGTGAGGAATTTTTGGAAAATGTTGGTGAAAGTAGCCTATGCTCAGTGGTTTCTGATGTTGTTAGGCCATCGAGATTTACTGCCACCACACAGGATAATTGCAATATAACATGTTCATTCAATGAGGCTGCCATCGATCCTCCTGAGCACTGTCCAATCCTTCCAAGTACTCTTCCTCAGTCATCGCAGTATGATTCTGGAAGTCCAGATCATAACACCAAAATGAAATTTGCGTTAGACTTAGGTCATGCACCAGCAGAACTTGTTCCTTTTGTTCAGAATGATATAGACAGACGAAAAATTTTGTTTACCATGGAGACTGGAGTTCAGGAAAATCATCCACTTGAGCTGAACAAAGATGAAGTGGAAGGGGTTCAGGAAAATTTGATCTTTGATGATGCTGAAGATATGTTGATTTTtgattcattcatggaaccagTGGTTCATGAACGAGGAGGTGAGGAAGTCATAGGCAATGATGTGACTTCTTTTGTTTCTTTATTGTCAAATTACACAGAGAATGTTGATAAACTACAGAAAACACAACCTGATATCCCTCATCGTCCTTGTGTCCAAGATATCACCGAAGATCTTCAATTGAAATGTAGTGAAGATTCTAGGAAGAAGAAACCTGAAACAGAACATGGCAAAAAAATGCTCTCAGTAACTCACCAAAATCAG GTTGATGACAGCAAACAACATGGCATTCACAGACGCTGTTTGGTCTTTGAAGTAGCTGGTATTTCTCAAAGGAACATATATGGTGACTCAAGCCACAACCAGTCAACTACTTTACCATCCAAAAGCAGGAATATTTTTGATGCCAACTTGAAGCCTGCCATTAGTCCATCACTGTGTGCTTTTCCTGGTATTGGGTTACATCTGAACGCTCTTGCTACAACATCAATGGATAGAATGGTCAAGAATGAGAAACTGGCTCCCGGAAAACAACTAATCACTATGCCATGCCCCATTGATCCCTTTGCATCAGCAACAACTGGGAGGAACAGTCCACAGAAGTCCTTGGCTATTGAAGCTGATCTTTTGACCAGTGGTGAAATTGAAGACCTTCAGGTTACATATGATGCTGCTgcaaaggatatttcacttggcaATTATGAGGAGTTAAGTCAAGGTAGTCCAAAGAAGAAAAG ATGCAAGTCAGAAAATGGAGGTGAAAGTGAAGGATGCAAGCGTTGCAACTGTAAGAAGTCAAAATGCCTGAAACT TTATTGTGAGTGTTTTGCTGCTGGAGTTTACTGTTCCGAGCCTTGTTCATGCCAAGGATGTTTTAACAAACCCATTCATGAGGAAACTGTCCTGGCTACTCGGAAGCAAATAGAATCTCGCAATCCACTTGCATTTGCCCCAAAAGTAATTCGAACATCTGAGGCTGGTGTGGAAATGAGG GATGATGCTAACAAGACTCCTGCTTCAACACGACATAAAAGAGGATGCAATTGTAAAAAGTCAAATTGTCTGAAGAAATACTGTGAATGCTATCAG TTTGGTGTTGGATGCTCAATCAGCTGCAGATGTGAAGGATGTAAAAATGCATTTGGAAGGAAAGAAG GTGTTGGAGAAATTGAACATGTGGACGAAGAAACTGATGCTTATGACAAGGAAAAGGAGGGTCTAGATGATGGCCCACAAATTGCTAAAGTCCAAATAGATGAACGTAATTCTTTTGGAAATATATTACCCATTACACCTCACCAAAGTTGCAG GCGATCGATCAAACTGCCATCTTCTTCAAGTGCAAAGCCCCCACGAGTTAGCAAGCTTTCAATTGGACGGTCTCCTGGATTATATGGCTCTCACATACTTtggaagtctgaaatccttctctCTCAAGATAAATCAGAGAACAAGATCAATGCAAATTTCGAGGATGACACTCCAACTATTCTAAAATCCAATGCATCACCCACCACCGGTATTAAGATTGCTTCACCTAATCGGAAGAGGGTCTCACCTCCACATATTGGAGTTGGCTTGTCACCACCAAACCGTAGAAGTTGCAGGAAACTGATACTGAAATCTATTCCTCCCTTCCCTTCACTCGATAACGATGATGCATCCACTGAACATCCATTGAGCTACTCCTGCAACAGCTCTTTTAGTTCATCTACTGTCAATTGA
- the LOC103999032 gene encoding non-specific lipid transfer protein GPI-anchored 15 — MARRAFEITLALLVAAVLCAPSSAQTSGCSPTLAGLSPCIGYLVGNSSSPTSTCCTQLADVVQTQTQCLCAILGGGITQLGFVLNQTQAFTLPGACKIKMSPATQCSGFTVSAPAAAPTAVPTPTASPAAAPPTDAPPAAAPPTAAQAPESVPTDSTPPVSTPPSGSGAKTTTQASMARSSTKSNTALFSFFFLLFVASCA, encoded by the exons ATGGCGAGAAGAGCGTTCGAGATAACCCTGGCGTTGCTGGTTGCGGCCGTGCTTTGTGCACCGTCCTCAGCTCAAACATCTGGTTGCTCTCCTACCTTGGCCGGCCTCTCGCCCTGCATCGGCTACCTCGTCGGCAACTCGTCGTCCCCGACGTCGACGTGCTGCACTCAGCTCGCCGACGTGGTGCAGACGCAGACGCAGTGCCTGTGCGCGATCCTCGGCGGCGGAATCACCCAGCTCGGCTTCGTCCTCAACCAGACGCAGGCCTTCACGCTCCCCGGCGCCTGCAAGATCAAGATGTCTCCGGCCACCCAGTGCAGCG GTTTCACCGTGTCTGCACCAGCGGCAGCCCCGACGGCCGTGCCGACGCCCACCGCATCTCCTGCAGCAGCACCTCCCACAGACGCGCCTCCTGCAGCCGCACCTCCTACAGCCGCACAAGCACCTGAGAGTGTGCCCACTGACTCGACCCCTCCAGTCTCGACTCCTCCTTCAG GAAGTGGAGCGAAGACGACGACCCAGGCATCGATGGCAAGGAGCTCTACAAAGTCCAATActgctctcttctccttcttcttcctcctctttgtgGCTTCCTGTGCTTGA
- the LOC135594391 gene encoding probable L-type lectin-domain containing receptor kinase S.5, with protein sequence MRRTPPAFFVLPNAVVVVWLLFHFQVADLQQVVTTTTSYETYSISSFNDVANGTTLLMLKDAGYGQGALQVTPFGLNYSAHLANKSGRIVFTIPFKLWEGDDDASNSVASFNTDFDVIIYRPGGAVPGEGFAFVILPSLDAPPSGSERGFLGLTNATLDGNPDNHLVAIEFDTVKQSYDPNDNHVGLNVNSVVSDVAAEVDIPIAPVNVTNYTVWVDYDGIGRAVSVYMAVSGTPKPFVPVLNTSLDLSRHVRRYSYFGFSASTGATYELNCVLSWNLKVQNLSKLQDLPKRYDDGATARGKLSLKIAAPLGATVALASLLAGLYVRRWRRQKAQEERSEMVANALRRLPGMPREFDIGELKKATGNFDEKMKLGQGGFGVVYRGMLPGEDTEVAVKKFLRDRTKGLDDFLSELTVINRLRHKNLVPLLGWCHRNGALLLVYEFMSNGSLDQHLFGNAKTLPVLGWYRRYTIIAGAANALHYLHHEYNPMVVHRDIKASNIMLDATFNARLGDFGLARTLDAYKTSVTDHGVVGTRGYIASECCITHKFTRESDVYAFGAVVLEVVCGRRPLCRVAGFDLLADWVWSLHGEGRILDAMDARLGSEYVAEDAKRLLLLGLACSHPLPGARPKTHAIVQIMSRSVAPPEVPSNKPAFVWPPEGPIVAEDCDAMSSTSAGAAAVTTTSNCSNARATPASSLEVQVGEIGYI encoded by the exons ATGAGACGCACGCCGCCGGCTTTCTTCGTCCTCCCCAACGCCGTCGTCGTCGTCTGGCTCCTCTTCCACTTTCAGGTGGCTGACCTCCAACAGGTCGTCACGACCACCACCAGCTACGAGACCTACTCCATCTCTTCCTTCAACGACGTCGCCAATGGCACCACGCTCCTCATGCTCAAGGACGCCGGCTACGGCCAAGGCGCGCTCCAGGTCACCCCCTTTGGCCTCAACTACTCAGCTCACCTCGCCAACAAGTCCGGCCGCATCGTCTTTACCATCCCGTTCAAGCTGTGGGAAGGCGACGACGACGCCTCCAACTCAGTCGCCTCCTTCAACACCGACTTCGACGTCATCATCTATCGCCCGGGCGGTGCCGTCCCCGGCGAGGGATTCGCCTTCGTCATCCTCCCATCTCTTGATGCTCCGCCGTCCGGGAGCGAGCGCGGCTTCCTTGGTCTCACCAACGCCACCCTCGATGGTAACCCCGACAACCATCTCGTGGCCATCGAGTTCGACACCGTTAAGCAGTCATATGACCCCAACGACAACCATGTCGGACTTAACGTCAACAGCGTCGTCTCCGACGTCGCTGCCGAGGTCGACATCCCGATCGCCCCTGTTAACGTCACCAACTACACCGTGTGGGTGGACTACGACGGGATAGGACGCGCCGTGTCTGTGTACATGGCGGTTTCCGGCACGCCGAAGCCATTTGTTCCGGTCCTCAACACGTCGCTCGACCTTAGCCGTCACGTCCGTCGATATTCCTACTTCGGCTTTTCCGCCTCCACGGGCGCCACCTACGAGCTTAACTGTGTGCTTTCATGGAATCTGAAGGTGCAGAATCTCTCCAAGCTGCAGGACCTCCCGAAGCGGTATGACGACGGTGCTACAGCAAGAGGGAAACTAAGTCTCAAGATAGCAGCGCCACTAGGTGCGACTGTAGCACTCGCAAGTTTACTTGCGGGGCTGTACGTGAGAAGGTGGAGGAGGCAGAAGGCGCAAGAGGAGCGGAGCGAGATGGTGGCGAACGCTCTGAGGCGTCTCCCGGGGATGCCAAGGGAGTTCGATATCGGGGAGTTGAAGAAGGCCACCGGCAACTTCGATGAGAAGATGAAGCTGGGGCAAGGCGGGTTTGGGGTGGTTTACAGAGGCATGCTGCCCGGGGAAGACACCGAGGTGGCCGTCAAGAAGTTCTTGAGGGACAGGACCAAGGGATTGGATGACTTCCTCTCCGAGCTAACCGTCATCAATCGCCTCCGGCATAAGAATCTTGTTCCTCTGCTTG GGTGGTGCCACAGAAACGGGGCGCTGCTGCTCGTCTACGAGTTCATGTCGAACGGCAGCCTCGACCAACACTTATTCGGCAATGCGAAAACGCTTCCGGTGCTCGGTTGGTACCGCCGCTACACCATCATCGCCGGCGCCGCCAACGCCCTCCACTACCTTCACCACGAGTACAACCCCATGGTCGTGCACAGGGACATCAAGGCCTCCAACATAATGCTCGACGCCACCTTCAACGCCCGCCTCGGCGATTTCGGTCTCGCCCGCACCCTCGACGCCTACAAGACCTCCGTCACCGACCACGGCGTCGTCGGCACCAGAGGCTACATCGCCAGCGAGTGCTGCATCACCCACAAGTTCACCCGCGAGTCCGACGTCTACGCCTTCGGCGCCGTGGTCCTCGAGGTCGTCTGTGGGCGCCGCCCGCTGTGCCGCGTCGCCGGCTTCGATCTCCTCGCCGACTGGGTGTGGAGCCTCCACGGGGAGGGGCGGATACTGGACGCCATGGACGCCAGGCTAGGCAGCGAGTACGTGGCGGAGGACGCGAAGAGACTGCTGCTCCTGGGGCTTGCTTGCAGCCACCCTCTTCCGGGGGCACGACCAAAGACCCACGCGATTGTACAGATCATGTCGAGATCAGTGGCGCCGCCGGAGGTGCCGTCGAACAAACCAGCATTTGTGTGGCCACCGGAGGGTCCGATCGTAGCGGAGGATTGCGACGCCATGTCGAGCACGTCGGCCGGTGCGGCGGCAGTGACGACGACATCTAATTGCAGTAATGCACGAGCGACGCCGGCGAGCAGCCTCGAAGTGCAAGTGGGAGAGATTGGCTATATATAA
- the LOC135593797 gene encoding signal recognition particle subunit SRP54 2-like, whose amino-acid sequence MQANIKRIVNRAAGHNKHRIIQQAVFNEHCKILDPGKPSFTPKKGKTSVVIFVGLQGSGKTTTCTKHAYYYQKKGWKPTLVCADTFRAGAFDQFKQKCNKNQNSLLWNVLLELSECFI is encoded by the exons ATGCAGGCCAACATCAAGCGCATCGTCAACCGCGCCGCCGGCCACAACAAGCACCGCATCATCCAACAG GCTGTCTTCAATGAACACTGCAAAATATTGGATCCTGGAAAACCTTCTTTCACTCCTAAGAAAGGAAAGACCAGTGTGGTAATTTTTGTAGGTCTACAAG GTTCTGGGAAGACCACAACTTGTACTAAACATGCATATTATTATCAAAAGAAGGGATGGAAACCAACATTAGTTTGCGCCGATACATTTAGAGCCGGTGCATTTGATCAGTTCAAGCAAAAATGCAACAAAAACCAAAATTCCTTACTATGGAATGTATTGCTTGAGTTGTCGGAATGTTTTATTTAG